In Prevotella sp. oral taxon 475, one DNA window encodes the following:
- the nrfA gene encoding ammonia-forming cytochrome c nitrite reductase: MAKQLKRWQGWMLFGGSMVVVFILGLLVSSLLERRAEVVSIFNNRKVKMEGIVTDNSKFAGDFPREYETWRQTADTTFKSEFNSSNAVDVLAQRPNMVILWAGYAFSWEYNTPRGHHHAVEDMRAILRTGAPGVTEGKEPQPGTCWTCKGPDVPRLMKEHGVGAFYQAQWSKWGDQVMNSVGCSDCHDSKTMDLRPARPALYEAWQRVGKDVNKASHQEMRSLVCAQCHTEYYFKKGTNYLTFPQDSGMTVEAIERYFDAQNYSDYTHALSKAPILKAQHPGYEIHKMGIHGQRGLSCADCHMPYINEGGVKYTDHHIMSPLAHIERTCQTCHRQSAETLRQNVYERQRKCNEIRNRAEQELATAHIEAKFAWDKGASAKEMEPVLKLLRKSQWRWDFAVASHGASFHAPQEVIRILSHSLDYANQARLRISKVLAQHGFTGDVPMPDISTKEKAQAYIGLDMKKRHADKEKFLKTVVPQWVKKAQAAGRSVEI, translated from the coding sequence ATGGCAAAGCAATTAAAACGTTGGCAGGGCTGGATGCTCTTCGGCGGCTCGATGGTTGTCGTCTTTATCCTTGGACTGCTGGTCTCTTCTCTGCTCGAACGCAGGGCTGAGGTGGTGAGTATCTTCAACAATCGAAAGGTGAAGATGGAGGGAATCGTTACCGACAACTCGAAGTTTGCCGGCGATTTTCCTCGCGAATACGAAACATGGCGGCAGACGGCAGACACTACTTTCAAGAGCGAATTTAATAGTTCGAACGCGGTAGACGTGTTGGCCCAACGCCCCAATATGGTGATTTTGTGGGCGGGCTATGCTTTTTCGTGGGAATATAACACACCGCGCGGACACCATCATGCCGTGGAAGACATGCGCGCCATTCTGAGAACGGGAGCTCCCGGCGTAACGGAAGGAAAGGAACCGCAGCCCGGCACGTGTTGGACTTGTAAGGGTCCGGACGTTCCGCGACTGATGAAAGAACATGGCGTGGGGGCTTTCTATCAGGCCCAATGGTCGAAGTGGGGAGATCAGGTGATGAATAGCGTAGGCTGTTCGGACTGTCACGACTCGAAGACGATGGATTTAAGACCGGCCCGTCCGGCCCTTTACGAGGCTTGGCAACGGGTGGGGAAGGATGTGAACAAGGCTTCACATCAGGAGATGCGATCGCTGGTTTGTGCACAATGTCACACCGAATACTATTTTAAAAAGGGTACCAACTATCTCACTTTCCCCCAGGACAGCGGTATGACGGTAGAGGCCATCGAACGGTATTTCGATGCACAAAACTATTCCGACTACACTCACGCGCTCAGTAAGGCTCCTATCTTGAAAGCACAGCACCCTGGTTACGAGATTCATAAAATGGGTATTCATGGGCAACGTGGGCTTTCCTGCGCCGATTGTCACATGCCTTACATCAACGAAGGTGGTGTGAAATACACTGATCACCACATTATGAGTCCGCTGGCGCATATCGAACGCACTTGTCAAACGTGTCATCGGCAGAGCGCAGAGACGCTTCGGCAGAATGTTTACGAACGTCAACGCAAGTGCAACGAGATCAGAAACCGAGCCGAACAGGAACTGGCTACGGCGCATATCGAGGCGAAGTTTGCTTGGGACAAGGGGGCTTCGGCGAAGGAAATGGAGCCGGTGCTGAAGTTGTTGCGGAAGAGTCAGTGGCGTTGGGACTTTGCTGTGGCTTCCCATGGAGCTTCTTTCCATGCTCCACAAGAGGTGATACGCATCCTTTCGCATAGTTTGGACTATGCCAATCAGGCTCGATTGAGAATCTCGAAGGTGCTGGCACAACACGGTTTCACGGGAGATGTGCCCATGCCCGACATCTCCACCAAAGAGAAAGCCCAGGCTTACATCGGTTTGGACATGAAGAAACGTCACGCCGATAAGGAGAAATTCCTCAAGACGGTCGTACCGCAGTGGGTGAAAAAGGCACAAGCTGCGGGCCGGTCGGTCGAGATTTAA
- a CDS encoding DUF6261 family protein gives MEKNKLPRFVKIEGGNCARFSNVMHMQYHRRLYDQVVAVDKEKLKLTDAVLAEWREAIDQEVELNKEATQSVHTARLVKLDAERDRLLTNFFGVIRIQKLSPVAAIQEAAQRAEVIFKPYAGIQNEALEAESGHIAGMFEDAKKCTADLTTLGLTAVLSQLRTVNGEFEQLGATRRHEAVEAKRPSATAIRPKTDEALEFVVQHIQGSYLFSTVEADRLLIYSLAAEMNKITADFKASHKSSDAQKKKHPSDGGGKKPGGNPGGGNPGDGKKPDGGGKNPGGNPGGGGKTPNPGKEPGKDPEKEKELDEIEKMLTPLIPAFEKEIGDRPGSLSFAREVVGTGKDRRFKFYNTRTKVWTWATLRADGTLAPWGAEP, from the coding sequence ATGGAAAAGAACAAATTACCCAGGTTCGTGAAAATTGAAGGCGGCAATTGCGCCCGATTTTCCAATGTGATGCACATGCAGTACCATCGTCGGCTCTACGACCAAGTGGTGGCGGTAGACAAAGAGAAGCTCAAGCTGACGGATGCCGTACTGGCAGAATGGCGCGAGGCCATCGATCAGGAGGTGGAACTCAACAAAGAGGCCACGCAATCGGTGCACACCGCTCGGCTGGTGAAACTCGATGCCGAGCGCGACCGGCTGCTGACGAACTTCTTCGGCGTGATTCGCATCCAAAAACTCTCGCCCGTGGCGGCTATACAAGAGGCTGCCCAGCGCGCGGAGGTGATTTTCAAGCCCTACGCCGGCATCCAGAACGAGGCTCTCGAGGCCGAAAGCGGGCACATCGCCGGGATGTTTGAAGATGCCAAGAAATGCACCGCCGATCTCACCACGCTGGGGCTCACGGCCGTGCTCTCGCAGCTGCGCACGGTGAACGGCGAGTTTGAACAGCTGGGAGCCACTCGCCGGCATGAAGCCGTCGAGGCCAAACGGCCCAGCGCCACGGCCATTCGCCCCAAAACGGACGAGGCACTCGAGTTCGTCGTTCAGCACATTCAGGGCAGCTACCTCTTCTCTACCGTCGAGGCCGATCGGCTGCTGATCTACTCGCTGGCCGCGGAGATGAATAAAATTACGGCCGACTTTAAAGCCAGTCATAAGTCCAGCGATGCCCAAAAGAAAAAGCATCCCAGCGACGGCGGCGGGAAAAAGCCTGGTGGCAATCCTGGCGGAGGTAATCCCGGCGACGGTAAAAAGCCCGATGGTGGCGGGAAAAATCCCGGCGGAAATCCTGGTGGCGGCGGAAAGACGCCCAATCCTGGCAAAGAACCCGGAAAGGATCCCGAGAAGGAAAAAGAACTGGACGAAATAGAAAAGATGCTCACTCCGCTCATCCCTGCCTTTGAGAAAGAGATTGGGGATCGTCCCGGCTCTCTCTCCTTCGCCCGCGAAGTGGTGGGCACGGGCAAAGATCGCCGCTTTAAATTCTACAACACTCGCACAAAGGTGTGGACCTGGGCCACACTCCGCGCCGACGGCACCCTCGCGCCGTGGGGGGCGGAGCCGTAG
- the nrfH gene encoding cytochrome c nitrite reductase small subunit, with product MIKEKLNAILAALTYRQKMFLLVMGGLVVGLGGLFMYLLRMHTYLADDPSACVNCHIMTPYYATWMHSSHARDATCNDCHVPHNNIFAKYFFKAKDGMNHVRKFITFNERQAITAEDASAGVIMDNCIRCHTQLNQEFVRTGRIDYMMAKRGEGMACWDCHRNVPHGGVNSLSSTPGADVPLPKSPVPDWLQGMLGRRK from the coding sequence ATGATAAAAGAGAAGCTGAATGCCATTTTGGCTGCATTGACCTACCGGCAAAAGATGTTTTTGCTGGTGATGGGAGGCTTGGTGGTGGGCTTGGGCGGACTGTTCATGTATCTGCTCAGGATGCATACCTACCTGGCCGACGACCCTTCGGCCTGTGTCAACTGCCACATCATGACACCTTATTATGCCACGTGGATGCATTCTTCGCATGCACGCGATGCCACTTGCAACGATTGCCACGTTCCACACAACAATATCTTCGCTAAATATTTCTTTAAAGCGAAAGACGGAATGAACCATGTGCGCAAGTTTATCACCTTCAATGAACGGCAGGCCATCACGGCCGAAGATGCCAGTGCAGGGGTGATTATGGACAATTGCATCCGTTGCCACACGCAACTCAACCAAGAATTTGTGCGAACGGGGCGCATCGATTACATGATGGCTAAGCGGGGCGAGGGTATGGCCTGCTGGGATTGCCACCGAAACGTGCCCCATGGAGGGGTGAATTCGCTCTCATCCACACCGGGAGCCGATGTTCCACTACCCAAATCGCCTGTGCCCGACTGGCTGCAAGGCATGCTGGGGCGGCGAAAATGA
- a CDS encoding fimbrillin family protein: MMKTIIRNSGFALLLFAGLMSACSSDESIANQEQLVDFGDEVTFTITTEKYESANSATRATWNAIKPTMVDMGNGLVAEMSIEEDEEPETRAVDMSEGRYTIYAMDAAGVNRIPGANKKLTGKMQGGVFIKDPGSRLQLASGTTYTFVCISDGVTDNGTSLSFTSGTKNPMIGKTVKALTNTDRKIKFEMKHLAARVRFKIAAYTETTDNISFNITSVAAHQITNKYDLTGNLITSESGSIVPIPYTMPATLTEMDKTYVKAHRWLTDYLYVRPSMLVNELQLSFNGGELYKGIDMTGNKVRNGSFQALDRNKSYTISLKPRPHVIYLFNDGTNGTLAEKGSRIPVGILTREKMKNRPGTAAALSVSPTSWLWEDLVAAGVADGPRNKVASESLIVPGPPQSGTMMETNGYELTWDKTSTVDDKKRADESTQYPAFHWAAHYSVSSITPASGIGKWYIPALGEMTGYWDDENHGLYNQFLDSPSFSASSGKWGYHVANPGTDDARFSLGSTGGHIDKLFSAFTDAGGLLPADTFLWTASTANNSALGQNMPIAIKFVTTILPSGPVGATAEADAMPKNTASIYVLPFVHF; encoded by the coding sequence ATGATGAAGACAATTATTAGAAACAGTGGCTTCGCCTTATTGTTATTTGCAGGCTTAATGTCTGCATGTAGCAGCGACGAGAGTATAGCAAATCAAGAGCAGTTGGTTGATTTTGGAGACGAAGTAACGTTTACCATTACTACCGAAAAGTATGAATCCGCCAATTCGGCAACTCGCGCCACTTGGAACGCAATCAAACCAACAATGGTAGACATGGGCAACGGACTTGTGGCTGAAATGAGTATTGAAGAAGACGAGGAACCCGAGACTCGCGCTGTAGATATGTCCGAGGGGCGTTATACCATTTATGCGATGGATGCAGCCGGTGTTAATCGCATTCCGGGGGCCAATAAAAAACTAACTGGTAAGATGCAAGGCGGTGTATTTATAAAAGACCCCGGATCGCGTCTACAGTTGGCCAGCGGAACCACCTATACCTTTGTGTGCATCAGCGACGGCGTGACCGATAACGGCACCTCGCTATCCTTTACCAGCGGAACCAAAAATCCAATGATAGGCAAAACGGTAAAGGCTCTTACCAACACCGACCGAAAAATCAAGTTTGAAATGAAGCATCTTGCGGCCCGCGTTCGGTTCAAGATCGCGGCTTATACAGAAACCACCGATAACATTTCGTTCAATATCACCTCTGTCGCAGCACATCAAATAACGAATAAGTACGACCTAACAGGCAACCTCATCACCAGCGAGTCGGGTAGCATCGTCCCCATTCCCTACACTATGCCTGCCACTCTTACCGAGATGGATAAAACCTACGTAAAAGCCCATCGTTGGCTTACCGACTATCTCTACGTTCGCCCCAGCATGCTTGTCAACGAATTACAACTGTCTTTCAACGGTGGCGAACTCTACAAAGGGATAGATATGACGGGCAACAAAGTGCGTAACGGGAGCTTTCAGGCTTTAGACCGCAACAAATCCTACACGATCAGTCTCAAGCCACGTCCGCATGTTATCTATCTCTTCAACGACGGCACTAACGGAACTCTTGCCGAGAAAGGCTCGCGAATTCCGGTAGGCATTCTCACCAGGGAGAAAATGAAAAACCGACCGGGTACGGCAGCCGCCCTTTCGGTGTCGCCAACAAGTTGGTTATGGGAAGATTTGGTGGCAGCAGGTGTAGCCGATGGGCCGAGAAACAAAGTGGCCAGCGAAAGCTTGATTGTACCAGGTCCTCCTCAAAGTGGAACCATGATGGAAACGAATGGTTACGAACTGACATGGGATAAAACAAGCACCGTGGACGATAAGAAACGAGCAGACGAATCAACACAATATCCGGCATTCCATTGGGCAGCCCATTATTCGGTAAGCAGCATTACTCCCGCCTCTGGTATTGGCAAATGGTACATTCCTGCATTAGGAGAAATGACAGGATATTGGGATGATGAAAACCATGGCCTCTACAATCAATTTTTGGATAGTCCAAGCTTTAGTGCAAGTTCTGGCAAATGGGGTTATCATGTTGCCAATCCAGGAACTGATGATGCACGATTCTCTCTTGGTTCTACAGGTGGACACATTGATAAGCTGTTTTCTGCATTTACCGATGCGGGCGGCCTGCTTCCTGCTGACACTTTTTTGTGGACGGCCTCCACTGCCAATAATTCCGCTCTTGGACAAAACATGCCCATCGCAATAAAGTTTGTAACGACGATACTTCCGTCCGGCCCCGTGGGAGCAACTGCGGAAGCTGATGCCATGCCCAAGAATACGGCCAGCATCTACGTGCTACCCTTTGTGCACTTCTAA
- a CDS encoding IS982 family transposase translates to MITEDKITEIFCMADDFCKFFDAMTAKYTLKPAGKRKYHRSSTMSKAEVMLIMILFHDSGYRCFKHFYLEKVCKHLHHLFPNVVSYNRLVELERDVAVPLTLFIKKVLLGKCTGISFVDSTSLHVCKNQRIHIHKVFKGIAQRGKCSMGWFFGFKLHLICNEKGELLNFMITPGDVDDRKPLEYKAFIDFIYGKLFGDKGYISKNLFQRLFVDGIQLITKLKSNMKGALMSVSDRLLLRKRAIIETVNDELKNIAQVEHSGNRCFDNFIVNLLGAIAAYCLFPKKPCINLQRTIDTQLALF, encoded by the coding sequence ATGATCACCGAAGACAAAATTACTGAAATATTTTGTATGGCAGACGACTTCTGCAAGTTTTTTGATGCTATGACGGCAAAATATACGCTAAAACCTGCCGGGAAAAGAAAATATCATCGCAGTTCCACGATGTCAAAGGCCGAAGTCATGCTGATAATGATTCTTTTCCACGACTCCGGTTATCGCTGCTTTAAACATTTCTATCTTGAAAAAGTATGCAAGCATCTTCACCATCTGTTTCCCAATGTTGTTTCTTATAACCGTTTAGTAGAATTGGAAAGGGATGTAGCCGTACCCTTAACCTTGTTTATCAAGAAAGTCCTGTTGGGAAAATGCACGGGCATAAGCTTTGTTGACAGTACATCATTGCATGTCTGCAAGAACCAAAGAATACATATTCACAAAGTTTTCAAAGGCATAGCCCAAAGAGGAAAATGCTCTATGGGTTGGTTCTTCGGTTTCAAATTGCATTTGATTTGCAATGAGAAAGGAGAACTTCTCAACTTTATGATAACGCCGGGAGATGTTGATGACCGTAAGCCTTTGGAGTACAAAGCATTCATAGATTTTATATATGGTAAGCTGTTCGGTGACAAGGGGTACATCAGCAAGAACCTCTTTCAAAGGCTTTTCGTTGACGGAATACAACTTATTACCAAATTGAAAAGTAACATGAAAGGAGCTTTAATGAGTGTTTCAGACAGACTTTTACTCAGAAAAAGAGCCATTATAGAAACGGTGAATGATGAACTTAAGAACATTGCACAAGTGGAACACTCAGGAAATAGATGCTTTGACAATTTCATCGTCAACTTATTAGGGGCTATTGCTGCCTATTGCCTGTTTCCAAAGAAACCGTGTATCAATTTACAAAGGACCATTGATACACAGCTTGCATTGTTCTGA
- a CDS encoding thioredoxin domain-containing protein — translation MIMRVFKFILFLLVGLLSTHSSVFAQSANSLQETYDYQQLDDGSIAVTLQMDGRDALFVLSVSKETALFSETLPKEATPALPHTLVLGQSLYAHERIFPYTTRPLAFRTSKVVGVLGLDMLRNVILTIDSKQHKLTFSSPYRPGFIKLSNRIRLLTEPEKEVKIPVSIDGKDYALPISLDFSSLLCLTPDDLQRVGKGDSCTIRIANTSIQTVSVRTNQPAHSYLGRDLLRHGLLSIDFTKSAVYFQSFDSSAPSYDASVEKQPIMTDGKVEEIGRTYFLNHIWDYTTHHQFAYKDSVPTVIDFWATWCVPCKRLSPLLNRLAEKYKGKIRFFKVNYDTEQQLSKDLGIGALPTLYMIPAKGLPQQVVGPKSEELELMIQKMIK, via the coding sequence ATGATTATGCGTGTTTTCAAGTTTATTCTTTTCCTTTTGGTCGGTTTGTTGTCGACACATTCGAGCGTGTTTGCTCAATCGGCCAACTCTCTTCAGGAAACTTATGACTATCAGCAGTTGGATGACGGTTCCATAGCCGTTACTTTGCAAATGGATGGTCGGGATGCTTTGTTCGTGTTAAGTGTGTCCAAAGAAACGGCTTTGTTTAGCGAAACACTTCCTAAAGAGGCTACTCCCGCCCTTCCGCACACCCTCGTCTTGGGGCAGAGTCTGTATGCCCACGAACGGATTTTTCCATATACGACGAGGCCGTTGGCCTTCCGAACGAGTAAGGTTGTGGGAGTATTGGGACTTGACATGCTGCGGAATGTAATCTTGACAATCGATTCCAAGCAACACAAACTAACCTTTTCCAGCCCTTACAGACCCGGTTTTATTAAATTGAGCAATCGGATTAGATTGCTTACAGAACCAGAAAAGGAGGTAAAGATACCTGTTTCTATTGATGGAAAGGATTACGCTTTGCCCATTTCATTGGATTTTTCTTCGCTTCTTTGTCTGACGCCCGATGACCTACAACGTGTCGGGAAGGGGGATTCTTGCACAATCCGAATCGCTAACACGTCAATTCAGACCGTGTCGGTCAGAACGAATCAGCCCGCTCATTCTTATCTTGGGCGCGATCTGTTGCGGCATGGCTTGCTTTCAATAGACTTTACTAAATCGGCCGTTTACTTCCAATCTTTCGACTCTTCTGCGCCGTCTTATGACGCATCTGTCGAAAAGCAACCGATAATGACGGATGGCAAGGTGGAGGAAATAGGGCGAACCTACTTCTTGAATCATATCTGGGACTATACCACCCATCATCAATTTGCCTATAAAGACTCTGTTCCCACGGTGATAGACTTCTGGGCAACATGGTGTGTTCCTTGCAAACGGCTCTCTCCTTTACTCAACCGGTTAGCAGAAAAGTATAAGGGAAAGATTCGATTCTTCAAAGTCAATTACGATACAGAACAACAATTATCCAAGGATTTGGGCATCGGAGCTTTACCTACTTTATATATGATTCCCGCAAAGGGATTGCCACAACAGGTCGTGGGACCTAAATCGGAAGAGCTGGAATTGATGATTCAAAAGATGATAAAATAA
- a CDS encoding cytochrome c biogenesis protein, translated as MTWNHFIFFAIASVLLWAAGALAAWKGKNRTAVAATVAGLLVFFSFIIALWMSLERPPLRTMGETRLWYSLFLPFAGVAVFVRWRYKWILSFSTLLSAVFIGVNLLKPEIHNKTLMPALQSAWFAPHVIVYMFAYALLGAAAVMAVYLLFFKKEAPTADELDISDNLVYVGLSFMTLGMLMGALWAKEAWGHYWAWDPKETWAAATWMAYLAYVHFRRARPGSIKPALYMLLACFVLLQMCWWGINYLPAAQGASVHTYSMD; from the coding sequence ATGACTTGGAACCATTTTATCTTCTTCGCCATCGCCAGTGTGTTGCTTTGGGCAGCCGGAGCCCTGGCCGCCTGGAAAGGTAAAAACCGCACGGCCGTTGCTGCCACCGTGGCCGGACTGTTGGTGTTTTTCAGTTTTATCATAGCCCTTTGGATGTCGCTCGAACGTCCACCGTTGCGCACCATGGGCGAAACCCGTCTGTGGTATTCGCTCTTCTTGCCCTTTGCCGGTGTGGCCGTTTTCGTGCGTTGGCGTTACAAGTGGATTCTCTCTTTCAGCACTTTGCTCTCTGCCGTATTCATCGGTGTGAATCTGCTGAAACCCGAGATACACAACAAAACCCTCATGCCGGCATTGCAAAGTGCGTGGTTTGCACCCCACGTCATTGTCTATATGTTTGCTTACGCTTTGCTGGGAGCCGCCGCGGTGATGGCCGTCTATCTACTGTTTTTCAAGAAGGAGGCACCCACTGCCGACGAACTCGATATCAGCGACAACCTCGTCTACGTAGGTCTGTCGTTTATGACGCTGGGCATGCTTATGGGTGCGCTGTGGGCCAAAGAGGCTTGGGGGCATTATTGGGCGTGGGACCCGAAGGAAACCTGGGCTGCCGCTACGTGGATGGCCTATTTGGCCTACGTGCATTTTCGTAGGGCGCGTCCCGGTAGCATCAAGCCGGCTTTGTATATGCTACTGGCGTGTTTCGTGTTGTTGCAGATGTGTTGGTGGGGCATCAACTATCTGCCCGCGGCACAAGGGGCTAGTGTGCACACCTACAGTATGGACTGA
- a CDS encoding retropepsin-like aspartic protease, with protein MKGRNYILSVVLLLLPLRLVAQDLSTKRYADTIRYEMKYGRIIVPVTVNQVVYRYILDTGGQTATIWEEAKAMGGQLTGASKVTADMNGKANMYSMGRLPEVKIGSNLKLSLTTIALPDIKGFRELGVVGILGGDAFKDVVMALDGAKGELRLYYPYRPKGLKLSDGIPLAYSETWHVNFPLSFSGASVQVMFDTGVPELLTMSEKDYLFLAQTQAATVVRKGRGTLGAGLEGLGEAKPLKQVKLGEFALGGKSFQNATCLVAPNVPTILGAELLKYGVVTIDYPRGRFYFQPYEEASADLAKAAPIWDVSILPAHGRFEITAVWEPLTDRLNIGDEVVAVNGKDITRLLLSETTISDIFDRLVSSETIITMKRGNRKFDIPVHRR; from the coding sequence ATGAAAGGCCGCAATTATATTCTTTCCGTCGTCTTGCTGCTGTTGCCGTTGAGGCTTGTCGCGCAAGATCTTTCGACCAAACGGTATGCCGACACGATACGGTATGAAATGAAATATGGACGCATCATCGTTCCTGTCACGGTCAATCAGGTGGTATACAGATACATCTTGGACACCGGAGGGCAGACCGCTACCATTTGGGAGGAGGCAAAGGCGATGGGAGGACAGCTGACCGGAGCCAGCAAGGTGACGGCCGACATGAACGGCAAGGCCAATATGTATTCGATGGGAAGGTTGCCCGAGGTGAAGATTGGAAGTAATCTGAAACTGTCGCTTACTACGATTGCGCTACCCGATATCAAGGGATTTCGGGAACTGGGTGTAGTCGGAATCCTCGGCGGTGACGCCTTCAAGGATGTTGTCATGGCTTTGGACGGGGCAAAAGGTGAGTTGCGCCTCTATTATCCTTATCGTCCGAAGGGACTGAAGCTAAGCGATGGCATTCCGTTAGCTTATTCGGAGACGTGGCATGTGAACTTTCCTTTGTCGTTTTCAGGCGCGTCCGTGCAGGTCATGTTCGACACAGGAGTGCCCGAATTGCTTACGATGAGCGAAAAGGATTACCTTTTTTTAGCGCAGACCCAGGCCGCAACGGTCGTTCGGAAGGGTAGAGGAACGTTGGGCGCAGGCCTTGAAGGGCTGGGTGAAGCCAAGCCTTTGAAGCAGGTTAAGCTGGGCGAATTCGCGCTGGGTGGTAAGTCTTTTCAGAATGCTACGTGCCTTGTCGCCCCCAATGTGCCAACAATACTCGGCGCGGAATTGCTGAAATACGGTGTCGTAACGATTGATTATCCTCGTGGACGGTTTTATTTTCAGCCCTACGAAGAGGCTTCCGCGGATCTCGCGAAGGCAGCTCCCATCTGGGATGTGAGTATTCTTCCTGCCCACGGAAGGTTTGAAATAACCGCGGTTTGGGAACCTCTGACTGACCGATTAAACATCGGTGATGAGGTTGTTGCCGTCAATGGGAAAGATATTACTCGCCTTCTGTTGAGTGAAACAACGATTTCTGACATCTTCGATAGGCTTGTTTCGTCAGAAACCATCATTACGATGAAGCGAGGGAATCGGAAGTTCGATATTCCTGTTCATCGGCGTTAA